From a single Salmo salar chromosome ssa22, Ssal_v3.1, whole genome shotgun sequence genomic region:
- the LOC106583375 gene encoding LOW QUALITY PROTEIN: myosin heavy chain, fast skeletal muscle-like (The sequence of the model RefSeq protein was modified relative to this genomic sequence to represent the inferred CDS: inserted 1 base in 1 codon; deleted 2 bases in 2 codons; substituted 1 base at 1 genomic stop codon) has translation MSTDAEMAAFGPAAIYLRKPERERLEAQTAPFDAKTAFFVVEPKEMYLKGVLQSKEGGKATVKTLCNKVLTVKEDDIHPMNPPKYDKIEDMAMMTHLNEPTVLYNLKERYAAWMIYTYSGLFCVTVNPYKWLPVYDSVVVNAYRGKKRIEAPPHIFSISDNAYQFMLTDHENQSILITGESGAGKTVNTKRVIQYFATIAVAGGKKEQATTAASGKIKGSLEDQIIAANPLLEAYGNAKTVRNDNSSRFGKFIRIHFGSTGKLASADIETYLLEKSRVTFQLSAERSYHIFYQLMTGHQPQLLEALLITTNPYDYPMISQGEIAVKSIDDTEEFIATDTAIDILGFTAEEKIGIYKLTGSVMHHGAMKFKQKQREEQAEPDGTEEADKISYLMGLNSTDLLKALCYPRVKVGNEMVTKGQTVSQVNNSTMALCKSVYEKMFLWMVVRINEMLDTKQARQFFIGVLDIAGFEIFDYNSLEQLCINFTNEKLXQFFNHHMFVLEQEEYKKEGIEWEFIDFGMDLAACIELIEKPMGIFSILEEECMFPKASDTTFKSKLYDQHLGKTKAFEKPKPGKGKAEAHFALVHYAGTVDYNVTGWLDKNKDPLNDSVVQLCQKSSVKLLAMLYVGAAASQANGGGGKKKKGGSFQTVSALFRENLVKLMTNLRSTHPHFVRCLIPNESKTPGLMENFLVIHQLRCNGVLEGIRICRKGFPSRIQYGDFKQRYKVLNASVIPDGQFIDNKKASEKLLGSIDVDKSQYKFGHTKVFFKAGLLGTLEEMRDEKLVTLVTMTQALCRGYVMRKEFVKMMARREAIYSIQYNIRSFMNVKHWPWMKLYFKIKPLLKSAEAEKEMAAMKENFEKIKEDLAKALAKIKGLEEKMVSLLQENNDLQLQIASEENTLSDAEERCEGLIKSKIQMEAKLKEITERLEDEEEINAELTAKKRKLEDECSELKKDIDDLELTLAKVEKEKHATENKVKNLTEEMSSQDESIIKLTKEKKALQEAHQQVLDDLQAEEDKVNTLTKAKTKLEQQVDDLEGSLEQEKKVRMDLERAKRKLEGDLKLALESLMDLENDKQQSDEKIKKKDFETSQLLSKIEDEQAFGAQLQKKIKELQARIEELEEEIEAERAARAKVEKQRSDLSRELEEISERLEEAGGATSVQIEMSKKREAEFQKLRRDLEESTLQHEATAAALRKKQADTVAELGEQIDNLQRVKQKLEKEKSEYKMEIDDLSSNMEAIAKAKGNLERMCRTLEDQLSELKTKNDEHVCQLNDINVQRARLLTENVELGRQMEEKESLVSQLTRIKQAYTQQIEELKRHIEEEVKARNALAHSVQSARHDCDLLREQFEEEQEAKAELQRALSKANSEVAQWRTKYETDAIQRTEELEDAKKKLTQRLKDAQEAVEATNSKCASLEKTKQRLLGEVEDLMIDVERANALAAQLDKKQKNFDRVLAEWKQKYEEGQAELEGSLKEARTLGTELFKMKNSYEEALDHLETLKRENKNLQQEISDLTELVGESGKSIYELDKTKKTVENEKAEIQAALEEAEGTLEHEESKILRIQLELNQIKGEVDRKLAEKDEEIEQIKRNSQRVMDSMQSTLDSEIRSRNDAMRVKKKMEGDLNEMEIQLSHANRQAAEAQKQLRNVQGALKDAQLQLDDAVRVADDMKEQVSMVERRNNLMMAEIEELRAALEQTERGRKVAEQELVDASEXLLHSQNTSLINTKKKLEVDLTQVQGEMEDTVQEARNAEEKAKKAITDAAMMAEELKKEQDTSSHLERMKKNLEVTVKDLQHRLDEAENLAMKGGKKQLQKLDARVRELEGEVDAEQRRGAEAIKGVRKYERRVKELTYQTEEDNKNVSRLQDLVDKLQLKMKAYKRAAEEAEEQSNTHLSRYRKVQHELEEALERADISESQVNKLRAKSREIGSKGNVAEE, from the exons ATGAGCACGGACGCAGAGATGGCGGCATTTGGCCCTGCGGCCATCTACCTCCGAAAGCCGGAAAGGGAGAGGCTTGAAGCACAGACCGCTCCCTTTGATGCC AAAACAGCTTTCTTTGTGGTTGAGCCCAAAGAGATGTACCTCAAAGGGGTTCTCCAGAGTAAAGAGGGTGGCAAAGCCACTGTCAAAACTCTGTGTAACAAA GTCCTCACTGTGAAGGAGGACGATATCCACCCCATGAACCCTCCAAAGTACGATAAAATTGAGGACATGGCCATGATGACCCACCTCAACGAGCCCACTGTTCTGTATAACCTCAAAGAGCGTTACGCAGCATGGATGATCTAT ACCTACTCTGGGCTGTTCTGCGTCACTGTCAACCCCTACAAGTGGCTCCCAGTGTACGATTCTGTGGTTGTGAATGCTTATAGAGGGAAAAAGAGAATTGAGGCCCCACCCCACATCTTCTCCATATCTGATAATGCCTATCAGTTCATGCTCACTG ATCATGAGAACCAGTCAATTCTGATCAC TGGAGAATCCGGTGCAGGAAAGACTGTGAACACCAAGCGTGTCATCCAGTACTTTGCGACAATTGCAGTGGCTGGAGGCAAGAAAGAACAAGCAACAACAGCTGCTTCTGGCAAAATAAAG GGGTCGCTGGAGGATCAAATCATTGCAGCCAACCCCCTACTGGAGGCTTATGGTAATGCAAAGACTGTGAGAAATGACAACTCCTCTCGCTTT GGTAAGTTCATCAGAATCCATTTTGGATCAACTGGAAAGTTGGCGTCTGCTGATATTGAAACAT ATCTGCTGGAGAAGTCCAGAGTGACATTCCAGCTGTCTGCTGAGAGAAGCTACCACATCTTCTATCAGCTCATGACTGGACACCAGCCACAATTGCTGG AGGCACTTCTGATCACCACCAACCCCTATGACTATCCTATGATAAGTCAGGGTGAAATCGCTGTCAAGAGTATTGATGATACAGAGGAGTTCATCGCCACCGAT ACGGCCATAGACATTTTGGGCTTCACTGCTGAGGAGAAGATAGGGATCTACAAGCTGACTGGTTCTGTGATGCATCATGGGGCAATGAAGTTCAAGCAGAAGCAACGTGAGGAGCAGGCAGAGCCTGATGGCACTGAGG AGGCTGATAAAATCTCCTACCTCATGGGCCTAAACTCCACTGACTTGCTCAAAGCTCTGTGCTACCCCAGAGTGAAGGTCGGGAATGAGATGGTGACCAAGGGGCAGACTGTGTCACAG GTGAACAATTCAACTATGGCCCTCTGTAAATCTGTCTATGAGAAAATGTTCTTGTGGATGGTCGTCCGTATCAATGAGATGTTGGACACAAAGCAGGCCAGACAATTCTTCATTGGTGTTTTGGACATTGCTGGATTTGAGATCTTTGAT TACAACAGCTTGGAGCaactttgcatcaacttcaccaATGAGAAACTGTAACAGTTTTTCAACCACCACATGTTTGTACTGGAGCAAGAAGAGTACAAGAAAGAGGGAATTGAATGGGAGTTCATTGACTTTGGGATGGACTTGGCTGCCTGCATTGAGCTTATAGAGAAG CCAATGGGCATCTTCTCCATCCTTGAAGAGGAGTGCATGTTCCCCAAGGCTTCAGACACTACCTTCAAGAGCAAGCTGTATGACCAGCATCTTGGTAAAACCAAAGCTTTTGAGAAGCCTAAACCTGGAAAAGGCAAGGCTGAGGCCCACTTTGCCCTGGTGCACTATGCTGGTACTGTGGACTACAATGTCACAGGCTGGCTGGACAAGAACAAGGACCCCCTGAACGACTCTGTTGTGCAGCTGTGCCAGAAGTCCTCAGTCAAACTGTTGGCTATGCTGTATGTAGGAGCAGCAGCTTCACAAGCAAACG GAGGCGGAGGCAAGAAGAAGAAGGGTGGTTCCTTCCAGACTGTGTCGGCTCTGTTCAGG GAGAATTTGGTCAAGCTGATGACCAACTTGAGGAGCACCCATCCTCACTTTGTGCGATGTTTGATTCCAAATGAATCAAAGACACCAG GTCTGATGGAGAACTTCCTGGTCATCCACCAGCTGAGGTGTAATGGTGTACTGGAAGGCATAAGAATCTGCAGAAAGGGTTTCCCCAGCAGAATCCAATATGGTGACTTCAAGCAGAG ATACAAAGTATTGAATGCAAGTGTCATCCCTGATGGACAATTTATTGACAACAAGAAGGCTTCAGAGAAGCTCCTGGGATCAATAGATGTGGACAAGAGTCAGTACAAGTTTGGGCACACTAAG GTGTTCTTCAAAGCTGGTCTTCTGGGTACTCTGGAGGAGATGCGAGATGAGAAACTGGTTACTCTGGTGACCATGACTCAGGCTCTCTGCAGAGGTTACGTCATGAGGAAAGAGTTTGTCAAGATGATGGCGAGACG AGAAGCAATTTACTCCATCCAATACAACATACGCTCATTTATGAACGTAAAACACTGGCCATGGATGAAGCTGTACTTCAAAATCAAGCCTCTTTTAAAATCAGCAGAAGCTGAAAAAGAGATGGCCGCAATGAAGGAAAACTTTGAGAAAATTAAGGAGGATCTGGCAAAGGCCTTGGCCAAGATAAAAGGACTAGAGGAGAAAATGGTTTCTCTGCTGCAGGAAAATAATGACCTGCAGCTACAGATAGCATCT GAAGAGAATACTCTCTCTGATGCTGAGGAAAGATGTGAGGGACTCATCAAGAGTAAGATCCAGATGGAAGCCAAACTCAAAGAGATAACTGAGAGgttggaggatgaggaggagatcaATGCTGAGCTAACTGCCAAAAAGAGAAAATTGGAGGATGAGTGCTCTGAGctaaagaaagacattgatgacTTGGAGCTCACCTTGGCCAAAGTGGAGAAAGAGAAACATGCCACTGAAAATAAG GTTAAAAACCTGACAGAGGAGATGTCTTCTCAAGATGAGAGCATTATCAAGCTGACCAAGGAGAAGAAAGCCCTCCAAGAGGCGCACCAgcaggtccttgatgatctccaGGCAGAGGAAGACAAAGTCAACACTCTGACCAAGGCCAAGACCAAACTTGAACAGCAAGTGGATGAT TTGGAGGGTTCCCTGGAGCAAGAAAAGAAGGTCCGCATGGACCTTGAGAGAGCCAAGAGGAAGCTTGAAGGAGATCTGAAACTGGCCCTGGAGTCCTTGATGGACCTGGAGAATGACAAGCAGCAGTCTGATGAGAAGATCAAGAA GAAAGACTTTGAGACAAGCCAACTTCTCAGCAAAATTGAAGATGAGCAGGCATTTGGTGCTCAGCTTCAGAAGAAAATCAAAGAACTCCAG GCCCGTattgaggagctggaggaggagatTGAAGCTGAACGTGCTGCTCGTGCCAAGGTTGAGAAGCAGAGGTCTGATCTCTCCAGGGAACTTGAGGAGATCAGTGAGAGGCTTGAAGAGGCTGGTGGTGCAACATCTGTTCAGATTGAGATGAGCAAGAAGCGTGAGGCTGAGTTCCAGAAGCTGCGTCGTGATCTAGAAGAGTCCACACTGCAGCATGAGGCCACCGCTGCTGCTCTCCGTAAGAAGCAGGCCGACACTGTGGCAGAACTGGGAGAGCAAATAGACAACCTCCAGCGTGTCAAACAGAagttggagaaggagaagagtgaATACAAAATGGAGATTGATGACCTCTCCAGCAACATGGAAGCTATCGCCAAAGCAAAG GGTAATCTAGAAAGAATGTGCCGAACCCTTGAAGATCAACTGAGTGAATTGAAGACAAAGAATGATGAGCATGTCTGCCAACTTAATGACATAAATGTTCAGAGAGCAAGGCTTCTGACTGAGAATG TTGAACTTGGTCGTCAAATGGAGGAGAAAGAATCTCTTGTTTCCCAGCTGACCAGGATTAAGCAGGCTTACACACAGCAGATTGAGGAACTCAAGAGGCATATTGAAGAGGAAGTGAAG GCCAGAAATGCTCTAGCCCACAGTGTGCAGTCAGCCCGCCATGACTGTGATCTGCTCCGGGAGCAGTTTGAGGAAGAGCAGGAGGCCAAGGCTGAGCTGCAGCGTGCCTTGTCCAAGGCCAACAGCGAGGTCGCTCAGTGGAGAACCAAATATGAGACTGATGCCATTCAGCGCACTGAGGAGCTTGAGGATGCCAA GAAAAAGCTTACCCAGCGTCTGAAAGATGCGCAGGAAGCTGTTGAAGCAACAAACTCCAAGTGTGCTTCTCTGGAGAAGACCAAGCAAAGACTGCTGGGTGAAGTGGAGGATCTCATGATTGATGTGGAGAGAGCTAATGCTTTGGCTGCCCAGCTTGACAAGAAGCAAAAGAACTTTGACAGG GTTCTGGCCGAGTGGAAGCAAAAGTATGAGGAGGGACAGGCAGAGCTAGAAGGGTCTCTGAAAGAGGCTCGCACTCTCGGCACTGAACTGTTCAAGATGAAGAACTCATATGAAGAAGCTTTAGACCACCTGGAGACactgaagagagagaacaagaacctGCAAC AGGAGATCTCTGACCTGACTGAACTGGTTGGTGAGTCTGGAAAGAGCATCTATGAACTGGATAAGACAAAGAAGACTGTGGAGAATGAGAAGGCAGAAATCCAGGCTGCACTAGAGGAAGCAGAG GGCACACTGGAACATGAGGAATCCAAGATTCTTCGTATACAGCTGGAGCTCAACCAGATCAAAGGGGAAGTTGACAGGAAGCTGgcagagaaggatgaggagataGAGCAGATCAAGAGGAACAGCCAGAGGGTGATGGACTCCATGCAGAGCACTCTGGACTCTGAGATCAGGAGCAGGAATGATGCCATGAGAGTCAAGAAAAAGATGGAGGGAGACCTCAATGAGATGGAGATTCAGCTGAGCCATGCCAACCGTCAGGCTGCTGAAGCCCAGAAACAGCTGAGGAATGTCCAGGGAGCACTCAAG GATGCCCAACTGCAACTTGACGACGCCGTCCGTGTCGCAGATGACATGAAGGAGCAGGTATCTATGGTGGAGCGCAGGAATAACCTAATGATGGCTGAAATTGAAGAACTGAGGGCTGCCctggaacagacagagagaggccgcAAAGTGGCGGAGCAGGAGCTAGTTGATGCCAGCG GACTGCTGCACTCTCAG AACACCAGCCTCATCAACACTAAGAAGAAGCTGGAGGTTGACCTTACTCAGGTCCAAGGTGAAATGGAAGACACCGTCCAGGAGGCAAGAAATGCAGAGGAGAAGGCCAAGAAGGCTATTACTGAT GCTGCCATGATGGCAGAGGAGCTGAAGAAGGAGCAGGACACCAGCAGTCACCTGGAGAGGATGAAGAAGAACCTGGAGGTCACAGTCAAGGACTTACAGCACCGTCTGGATGAGGCTGAGAACCTGGCCATGAAGGGAGGAAAGAAACAACTCCAGAAACTGGACGCTAGG GTCCGAGAACTGGAGGGTGAG GTTGATGCTGAACAGAGACGTGGAGCTGAAGCCATTAAAGGTGTTCGCAAATATGAAAGAAGAGTCAAGGAGCTCACCTACCAG ACTGAAGAGGACAATAAAAATGTCAGCAGGCTGCAGGATCTGGTGGACAAGCTTCAGTTGAAAATGAAGGCCTACAAGAGAGCGGCTGAGGAAGCT GAGGAGCAGTCCAACACTCACCTGTCCAGGTACAGGAAGGTGCAGCATGAGCTGGAGGAAGCTCTGGAGCGTGCTGACATCTCCGAGTCCCAGGTCAACAAGCTTAGAGCCAAGAGCCGTGAAATTGGCAGCAAG GGGAATGTGGCTGAAGAGTGA